The Mesorhizobium koreense genome includes a window with the following:
- the rpsU gene encoding 30S ribosomal protein S21, producing MQVLVRDNNVEQALRVLKKKMQREGVFREMRARRSYEKPSERRAREKAEAIRRSRKAARKQAQREGLLPAPKKKLRTVPGRPAAPSSHSA from the coding sequence TTGCAGGTACTCGTACGCGATAACAATGTCGAACAGGCCCTGAGGGTCCTCAAGAAGAAGATGCAGCGCGAAGGCGTGTTCCGCGAGATGCGCGCCCGCCGTTCCTATGAGAAGCCGTCGGAGCGCCGCGCCCGCGAGAAGGCCGAGGCCATTCGCCGTTCGCGCAAGGCCGCCCGCAAGCAGGCGCAGCGCGAAGGGCTGCTCCCGGCTCCGAAGAAGAAGCTGCGCACAGTCCCCGGACGCCCCGCCGCGCCTTCCTCCCACTCGGCCTGA
- the lepA gene encoding translation elongation factor 4 codes for MTTPLDHIRNFAIVAHIDHGKSTLADRLIQMTGGLDLREMKEQVLDSMDIERERGITIKAQTVRLHYKARNGEEYVLNLIDTPGHVDFAYEVSRSLAACEGSLLVVDASQGVEAQTLANVYQAIENDHEIVVVLNKVDLPAAEPERVKEQVEEVIGIDASQAVMISAKTGLGVEDVLEAIVHQLPAPKTGDAAAPLKAMLVDSWYDPYLGVIVLVRVVDGVLKKGQTIRMMGTGAKYPVERVGVFTPKMVQVDELGPGELGFITASIKEVADTRVGDTITEDRRPTGTMLPGFKPAQPVVFCGLFPVDAADFEDLRAAMGKLRLNDASFSFEMETSAALGFGFRCGFLGLLHLEIIQERLEREFDLDLIATAPSVVYKLHLTDGTEKELHNPADMPDPVKVASIEEPWIRATILTPDDYLGGILKLCQDRRGVQHDLSYVGKRAMLTYDLPLNEVVFDFYDRLKSISKGYASFDYHLTDYREGNLVKMSVLVNGEPVDALSMMVHRSAAEKRGRALVEKLKELIPKHMFKIPLQAAIGGSVIARETISALRKDVTAKCYGGDVTRKRKLLEKQKEGKKRMRQFGKVDIPQAAFIEALKMGD; via the coding sequence ATGACGACACCGCTCGACCACATCCGCAACTTCGCCATCGTCGCCCATATCGACCACGGCAAGTCGACGCTCGCCGACCGGCTGATCCAGATGACGGGCGGGCTCGACCTGCGCGAGATGAAGGAGCAGGTGCTCGATTCGATGGATATCGAGCGCGAGCGCGGCATCACCATCAAGGCGCAGACCGTGCGCCTGCACTACAAGGCCAGGAACGGCGAGGAATACGTCCTGAACCTCATCGACACGCCCGGCCATGTCGATTTTGCCTATGAGGTGTCGCGGTCGCTCGCCGCCTGCGAGGGCTCGCTGCTCGTGGTCGACGCCAGCCAGGGCGTCGAGGCGCAGACGCTCGCCAATGTCTACCAGGCGATCGAGAACGACCACGAGATCGTCGTGGTGCTGAACAAGGTGGACCTGCCCGCCGCCGAGCCCGAGCGCGTCAAGGAACAGGTCGAGGAGGTGATCGGCATCGACGCCTCCCAGGCAGTGATGATCTCGGCCAAGACCGGCCTCGGCGTCGAGGACGTGCTGGAAGCCATCGTCCACCAGCTCCCCGCGCCGAAGACGGGAGACGCGGCCGCCCCGCTCAAGGCCATGCTGGTCGACAGCTGGTACGACCCCTATCTCGGCGTCATCGTCTTGGTGCGGGTGGTCGACGGCGTGCTGAAGAAGGGCCAGACCATCCGCATGATGGGCACCGGCGCCAAATACCCGGTCGAGCGCGTCGGCGTGTTCACGCCGAAGATGGTGCAGGTGGACGAGCTCGGCCCCGGCGAACTCGGCTTCATCACCGCCTCGATCAAGGAAGTCGCCGACACGCGCGTCGGCGACACGATCACCGAGGACCGCCGCCCGACCGGAACCATGCTGCCAGGCTTCAAGCCGGCGCAGCCGGTGGTCTTCTGCGGCCTCTTCCCGGTCGACGCCGCCGATTTCGAGGATCTGCGCGCGGCGATGGGCAAGCTGCGCCTCAACGACGCCTCCTTCTCCTTCGAGATGGAGACCTCGGCCGCGCTCGGCTTCGGCTTCCGCTGCGGCTTCCTCGGCCTCTTACATCTGGAGATCATCCAGGAGCGGCTGGAGCGCGAATTCGACCTCGACCTGATCGCGACCGCGCCCTCGGTCGTGTACAAGCTGCACCTGACCGACGGTACGGAGAAGGAACTGCACAACCCGGCCGACATGCCCGACCCGGTGAAGGTCGCATCGATCGAGGAGCCGTGGATACGCGCCACGATCCTCACCCCCGACGACTATCTCGGCGGCATATTGAAGCTCTGCCAGGACCGGCGCGGCGTCCAGCACGATCTTTCCTATGTGGGCAAGCGCGCCATGCTGACCTACGATTTGCCGCTGAACGAGGTCGTGTTCGACTTCTACGACCGGCTGAAATCCATCTCCAAGGGCTATGCCAGCTTCGACTACCATTTGACCGACTATCGCGAGGGCAACCTCGTCAAGATGTCGGTTCTGGTGAACGGCGAGCCGGTCGACGCGCTCTCCATGATGGTGCACCGCTCGGCGGCGGAAAAGCGCGGCCGCGCGCTTGTGGAGAAGCTGAAGGAGCTGATTCCCAAGCACATGTTTAAGATCCCGCTGCAGGCGGCGATCGGCGGCAGCGTCATCGCTCGCGAGACGATCTCAGCGCTAAGGAAGGACGTGACCGCCAAATGCTACGGCGGCGACGTGACGCGCAAACGCAAGCTTCTGGAAAAGCAGAAGGAAGGCAAAAAGCGCATGCGCCAGTTCGGGAAAGTGGATATTCCGCAGGCGGCGTTCATCGAAGCGCTGAAGATGGGGGATTGA
- a CDS encoding DUF2290 domain-containing protein — protein MTPATLSDFIGRLFEIGFISQSNAVTTYPSGEGVLVEVGDTSQPSSFSPIYENSLAHYIDMFNEGKYSLIIFDGSLISIKYIVSKNGKRISWHRFVYFPAIVKIDVAAGDGPADLPPPDNYVRVPRQALLRFEYAPDDARVDHPASHLHLNSATCRMPMTSRLGVPEFLHFIIDNFYPSFREKYQKVLPSKMQYRDDLSIDDHRRFRVAAPNLENL, from the coding sequence ATGACGCCGGCGACTCTGAGTGACTTTATAGGCCGGCTTTTTGAGATCGGCTTTATTTCACAATCCAATGCCGTTACGACTTATCCGTCCGGTGAAGGAGTATTGGTCGAAGTAGGCGACACATCGCAACCGTCATCTTTTAGCCCGATCTACGAGAACTCGCTCGCACATTACATAGATATGTTCAATGAGGGGAAGTACTCACTTATCATTTTTGACGGATCATTGATATCAATAAAGTACATTGTAAGTAAAAACGGGAAAAGGATTAGCTGGCACAGATTCGTATATTTCCCCGCTATTGTGAAGATAGATGTTGCGGCAGGCGACGGACCGGCCGATTTGCCCCCGCCGGATAATTATGTCCGCGTCCCTAGACAGGCGCTACTTCGCTTTGAATATGCACCTGACGACGCAAGGGTGGATCACCCAGCATCCCATTTGCACTTAAATTCAGCTACGTGCAGAATGCCGATGACATCCAGGTTAGGAGTGCCGGAATTTTTACATTTTATAATTGACAATTTCTATCCGAGTTTCCGTGAGAAATATCAGAAAGTATTGCCGTCAAAAATGCAATATAGAGATGATCTGTCGATAGATGATCATCGGCGGTTTAGGGTGGCAGCTCCGAATTTGGAAAATCTATAG
- a CDS encoding DUF3307 domain-containing protein, translating to METFTLFVLVGLQAKHFVADYLLQPRWMIAGKASFARPGGYAHAAIHALGSFLVLVPAGVSAAMIAGLIIAEAVAHYMIDYAKARWSLARPFDPARKSYWAAHGADQFMHQLTYALMLFLAMRDVGAA from the coding sequence ATGGAGACGTTCACGCTTTTTGTCCTCGTGGGGCTGCAGGCAAAGCATTTCGTTGCCGACTATCTCTTGCAGCCGCGCTGGATGATCGCGGGCAAGGCCAGTTTCGCCAGGCCGGGAGGATATGCCCATGCCGCGATCCACGCGCTCGGATCGTTCCTCGTATTGGTGCCTGCCGGCGTTTCCGCAGCCATGATCGCTGGCTTGATCATCGCGGAAGCCGTCGCGCATTACATGATCGACTATGCGAAGGCGCGGTGGTCGCTGGCGCGTCCGTTCGATCCCGCGAGGAAATCGTACTGGGCCGCGCATGGCGCGGATCAATTTATGCATCAACTCACCTACGCGCTGATGCTCTTCCTGGCGATGCGTGACGTAGGAGCGGCTTGA
- a CDS encoding DEAD/DEAH box helicase → MPANFAAAGWYHMVDVVYGNETLSATHRSLRDAVIQLDHDGTFFIGYPILTTANGAFQIDALLVSRQTGLVAFDLSSLNATYDNGIPAEVLDHQDQIFSAIAAKLTEDGRLVRRREIRIPINIVTISEDYDGGEEGSFVSTTVHVAQLVDDFKEISEDDYRILNSVIERTATLRPRKQRTSVSKPNSKGSQIKLIDSKIANLDAAQKRAAIEFPDGPQRIRGLAGSGKTIVLAMKASYLHLKNPNWRVALTFYTRSLYQQLIGLARRFSFEFVKDEPDWEKLTILHAWGSSYTTGIYAEIAMRVGAPVRNYQYAREKFRYGAEFEGIIDELYDFVMEHKERVSPIYDVVLIDEAQDLPQKFFELIFLFTKPPHRIVYAYDELQTLNETEMPSPQDLFGRKQNNRPRVTLTNSDDRPKQDIVLPVCYRNNQWALTTAHGLGFGLKRGRGLVQMFERPATWTDIGYEVVGGRLDLGRAVELRRAASATPTFFAEILSESDAVKFSVFDNEAEEYQALARAIRHNLDQDELEPDDILIVVSEIRKIRSKGGAIMRALAKEKIVSHVVGVTQSTDEIFSKSSVAVTHIHRAKGNEAPMVYVVGADYCFEGFNIGTLRNVLFTAITRSKAWVRVSGCGTQMAGLIEEFSGIRADEYVLDFKYPTKKELGRIKTRYRDMSDVEAKNIEADLEVLSRVLPLIESGRVSLSDLPPHVAAALRHLVNDAGDSE, encoded by the coding sequence ATGCCTGCAAATTTTGCTGCCGCTGGCTGGTATCATATGGTCGATGTTGTCTACGGAAACGAAACACTCAGCGCCACCCACCGATCACTTCGTGATGCAGTGATACAGTTGGACCACGACGGCACTTTCTTTATCGGTTATCCCATTCTTACAACTGCGAACGGCGCCTTCCAGATTGATGCGCTTCTCGTCTCAAGACAGACAGGCTTGGTTGCGTTCGATCTCTCCAGTCTGAATGCAACTTACGATAACGGCATTCCTGCCGAGGTTTTGGATCATCAGGATCAGATATTTTCGGCCATCGCCGCCAAACTCACCGAAGATGGGCGTTTGGTACGTCGGCGAGAAATCCGAATCCCAATCAATATAGTAACGATATCTGAAGACTATGATGGAGGTGAGGAAGGCTCCTTTGTAAGCACCACGGTACATGTTGCCCAACTCGTGGATGATTTCAAGGAAATCTCGGAGGACGATTACAGAATTCTAAACTCTGTAATCGAACGCACCGCAACACTCAGGCCAAGAAAACAACGCACATCGGTAAGTAAGCCTAATTCCAAAGGGAGCCAAATAAAGTTAATAGATAGTAAAATAGCCAATTTAGATGCAGCACAAAAAAGAGCTGCAATTGAGTTTCCAGATGGCCCACAGCGGATTCGTGGCCTAGCCGGCAGTGGCAAAACCATAGTTCTCGCTATGAAAGCATCATACTTACATCTAAAAAACCCTAACTGGCGTGTAGCGCTAACCTTTTATACTCGTTCCTTGTACCAGCAGCTTATTGGATTGGCACGTCGGTTCTCTTTTGAATTTGTGAAAGATGAGCCCGACTGGGAGAAACTTACTATATTACACGCATGGGGAAGCTCTTATACGACAGGAATTTATGCCGAAATTGCCATGCGGGTAGGTGCTCCTGTCCGAAATTATCAATACGCCCGTGAGAAATTTCGGTACGGAGCGGAATTTGAAGGCATCATCGATGAACTTTACGATTTTGTTATGGAGCATAAGGAGCGCGTCAGCCCAATTTATGACGTTGTTCTAATTGATGAAGCACAGGATCTTCCTCAGAAGTTTTTTGAACTAATTTTCTTATTCACGAAACCCCCGCATAGAATTGTGTATGCCTATGACGAACTTCAAACATTGAACGAAACTGAAATGCCATCTCCTCAGGATTTATTTGGCAGAAAGCAAAATAATAGGCCGCGAGTCACCCTTACCAATAGTGACGATAGGCCAAAGCAAGATATTGTCCTTCCTGTATGCTATCGCAATAACCAATGGGCTCTTACAACAGCGCATGGTCTAGGCTTCGGTCTCAAGCGAGGGCGGGGACTCGTTCAGATGTTTGAGCGACCTGCTACTTGGACTGATATCGGTTACGAGGTAGTGGGCGGGCGTCTCGATCTTGGAAGGGCTGTAGAACTTCGCCGAGCTGCTAGCGCAACTCCCACCTTTTTTGCAGAAATTCTTTCTGAAAGTGATGCGGTAAAATTCTCCGTCTTTGACAACGAAGCCGAAGAGTACCAAGCTTTGGCAAGAGCCATCAGGCACAATCTTGATCAAGATGAATTAGAGCCCGATGATATACTGATTGTCGTAAGCGAAATAAGAAAAATTCGTTCAAAGGGCGGTGCGATTATGAGGGCGCTCGCCAAAGAGAAGATCGTTTCACATGTCGTGGGCGTTACACAATCGACTGACGAAATATTTTCTAAATCATCAGTTGCAGTTACGCATATACATCGTGCGAAAGGCAACGAAGCCCCAATGGTCTACGTCGTTGGTGCAGACTATTGTTTTGAAGGGTTCAACATTGGCACTCTCCGCAACGTGTTATTTACGGCTATCACCCGGTCGAAAGCTTGGGTGAGAGTGTCGGGGTGCGGGACGCAAATGGCTGGGTTGATAGAAGAGTTTAGCGGCATTCGGGCGGATGAGTACGTGCTTGATTTCAAATATCCCACGAAAAAGGAACTTGGACGTATTAAGACTAGATACCGTGATATGTCGGATGTCGAAGCGAAAAATATTGAGGCGGACCTAGAAGTCTTAAGTCGTGTCTTACCGCTCATTGAAAGTGGTCGTGTTTCCCTTTCGGATTTGCCCCCACATGTGGCGGCGGCGCTGAGGCATTTGGTAAATGACGCCGGCGACTCTGAGTGA
- a CDS encoding ABC transporter transmembrane domain-containing protein: MVILVSMPLYFYSLDLPKQIINLPIQGKGFHSPADTHVFLRLTLPFAESLAGKPVILFPGFELTRLPLLLALCFVYTALLVLNGWFKLYINTYKGITGERVLRRLRYEMMDRVLRFPVFHARQAKPSEIAGIIKDEVDPLSDFIGDSYSAPLFLAGQAITALIFLFLQSFFFGFLTLAVIGIQVWVIPRLRRRLLELGRDRQITAREMAGRIGEVLQGMDDVHLNDTSNFVRADFSSRLGTIFFIRLELFKRKFAVKFLNNLLMQLLSVLFYLIGGYFVITGRLDLGGLVASIAAYKDLPTPVKGLIDWDQQRLMAQIRYAHAIEEFSRDDLMPARLQAADDDFRRIENGFEFHNVACQEPGTAAHLGGVTIQVGARERVALLAEPPEGGSMLLEIAARLASPSSGRVLLDGADMKDLSEAVTGRAIGYADGAAYFPVGTVADLLVEVLRNRQMSSSEPPAGNASVAQGLLEARRSGNSEFDPSADWIDRRRIGTDMASHMQSVTAMTGLIGDIRDIGLASHLHPNAIGRIQPSIDKARVLLREKLAAAGLENLVEPFDRSHYNMQSSVAENILFGMPIDPAFAPPVLARNPMVRSLLGETGLWSLLAALGTDVAKTFVEMFADLPSTSALFGHATGPTPEQIEKLRTILGRIEQAGTGTMSGEDEETLVSLSMDYIEPRDRFGLLNDEIKERVVEARLRLRKMLEGDPDQKISFNDLYVYNPSLTIADNILFGRIETNLVGGRARIKAMVAAVMEELDISSLPFEAGLAFHAGVGGRGLSEAQRQKLRLARALMKKPDFLILNRPLATLPGEEQRKILQAILSQAENSNGGRLGILCAPADPAHAILFDRVLMLRHGRIVADDAPEKLLEALPDFAKLVKA, from the coding sequence GTGGTCATTCTCGTGTCCATGCCGCTTTATTTCTATTCCCTCGATCTGCCCAAGCAGATCATCAACCTGCCGATCCAGGGCAAGGGATTCCATTCTCCCGCCGACACGCACGTATTCCTGCGTCTCACCCTGCCCTTCGCCGAAAGCCTGGCCGGGAAACCCGTCATTCTCTTTCCGGGCTTCGAGCTGACGCGCCTGCCGCTCCTTCTCGCGCTCTGTTTCGTCTATACGGCGCTCCTCGTGCTGAACGGCTGGTTCAAGCTCTACATCAACACCTACAAGGGGATCACCGGCGAGCGCGTCCTGCGCCGTCTCCGCTACGAGATGATGGATCGCGTGCTGCGATTCCCGGTTTTCCACGCAAGGCAGGCAAAGCCTTCCGAGATAGCCGGCATCATCAAGGACGAGGTCGACCCGCTTTCCGACTTCATAGGCGATTCCTATTCGGCGCCGCTGTTCCTCGCCGGGCAGGCCATCACGGCGCTGATCTTCCTCTTCCTGCAGTCATTCTTCTTCGGGTTCCTGACACTTGCCGTCATCGGCATCCAGGTCTGGGTCATTCCGCGCCTGCGGCGCCGGCTGCTCGAACTCGGCCGGGATCGGCAGATTACGGCGCGCGAAATGGCCGGGCGGATCGGCGAGGTCCTGCAGGGCATGGACGACGTTCACCTGAACGACACGTCGAATTTCGTGCGCGCGGACTTTTCCAGCCGCCTCGGCACGATCTTCTTCATCCGCCTGGAACTCTTCAAGCGCAAGTTCGCGGTCAAGTTCCTGAACAATCTCCTGATGCAGTTGCTGTCGGTCCTCTTCTATCTGATCGGCGGGTATTTCGTGATCACCGGGCGGCTCGACCTGGGCGGCCTGGTGGCGTCCATCGCCGCCTACAAGGACCTGCCGACGCCGGTCAAAGGGCTGATCGACTGGGACCAGCAGCGGCTGATGGCGCAGATCCGCTATGCCCATGCGATCGAGGAATTCAGCCGCGACGATTTGATGCCGGCGCGCTTGCAGGCCGCCGACGATGATTTCAGGCGGATCGAGAACGGCTTCGAATTCCACAACGTCGCCTGTCAGGAGCCCGGCACTGCGGCGCATCTGGGAGGCGTCACCATCCAGGTCGGAGCAAGGGAAAGGGTAGCTTTGCTGGCCGAACCGCCCGAGGGGGGCTCGATGCTGCTCGAGATCGCCGCCCGTCTCGCCAGCCCGTCCTCAGGCCGGGTCCTGCTCGACGGCGCCGATATGAAGGATCTCTCGGAGGCCGTCACCGGACGGGCCATCGGCTACGCGGACGGCGCGGCCTATTTTCCGGTCGGGACCGTGGCGGATCTTCTGGTCGAGGTCCTGCGCAACCGGCAAATGTCTTCCTCGGAGCCCCCTGCCGGCAACGCCTCCGTCGCGCAGGGATTGCTGGAAGCAAGGCGCTCCGGCAATTCCGAGTTCGACCCTTCGGCGGACTGGATCGACCGCCGGCGCATCGGAACGGACATGGCGAGCCATATGCAATCGGTGACGGCTATGACGGGGCTCATCGGCGACATCCGGGACATCGGGCTCGCCAGCCATCTCCACCCCAATGCCATCGGCCGGATCCAGCCGTCGATCGACAAGGCGCGTGTCTTGCTGCGCGAGAAACTTGCCGCGGCGGGGTTGGAAAATCTGGTAGAGCCTTTCGATCGCAGCCACTACAATATGCAGTCCTCGGTCGCGGAAAACATCCTGTTCGGCATGCCGATCGATCCGGCTTTTGCACCCCCGGTCCTTGCCCGCAATCCCATGGTCAGGAGCCTGCTCGGCGAGACCGGGCTGTGGAGCCTGCTGGCCGCGCTCGGAACCGACGTCGCGAAAACCTTCGTCGAGATGTTCGCCGACCTGCCGTCGACAAGCGCGCTCTTCGGCCACGCGACGGGACCGACGCCTGAACAGATCGAAAAACTTCGGACAATCCTCGGCCGCATCGAGCAGGCCGGCACCGGCACGATGTCCGGCGAGGATGAGGAAACCCTCGTCTCCCTATCGATGGATTACATCGAGCCGCGCGACCGGTTCGGCCTTCTCAACGACGAGATCAAGGAAAGGGTCGTGGAGGCCCGGCTGCGCCTCAGAAAGATGCTCGAGGGCGATCCCGACCAAAAGATCAGCTTCAACGATCTCTACGTATACAACCCGTCGCTGACGATCGCGGACAATATCCTCTTCGGCAGGATTGAAACCAATCTGGTCGGCGGACGGGCGCGCATCAAGGCAATGGTGGCGGCGGTCATGGAGGAACTGGACATTTCCAGCCTTCCTTTCGAAGCCGGTCTCGCTTTCCATGCCGGAGTTGGCGGACGCGGCCTGTCGGAAGCACAGAGGCAGAAGCTCCGGCTGGCGCGCGCATTGATGAAAAAGCCGGATTTCCTGATCCTCAATCGCCCGCTGGCGACGTTGCCCGGCGAAGAACAGCGCAAGATACTCCAGGCCATACTATCCCAGGCAGAAAATTCGAACGGAGGCAGGCTCGGCATTTTGTGCGCGCCAGCCGATCCCGCGCATGCGATCCTGTTCGACCGCGTGCTTATGTTGCGGCATGGCCGCATCGTCGCGGATGACGCGCCAGAGAAACTTCTGGAAGCACTTCCCGACTTCGCCAAGCTCGTCAAAGCCTGA
- a CDS encoding adenylate/guanylate cyclase domain-containing protein — MSETADLIAILRQSADEKVAVAIGRLIDEGLDRHLCRINALAFAERNGFDQEKTIAAFLHAASIGLFDISWNVLCPGCGGVLDTNTTLKTMRQEEYVCSLCAAGYEPTLDEMVEVTFTVSPRIRRIAAHNPEELPPLEYFRQVYWSSGVDLPEEGYTSMVENFIVETVELPPGEKAILSIQLPEEFVVVFEPMTHSVQFLDVKGEPTRERQALSVIIDREHLHNQALEMHPGPLRVTFENRTDHRALPSVFIAGEELHRILRKRRPFLTAKRLLTNQTFRDLYRTDIIEIDQRLKITSLTFLFTDLRGSTELYERVGDLAAFDIVRAHFRVLTDIVAAEAGAVVKTIGDAVMATFPAPDRAVAAALKMRKAMRDLNAERGREDLLLKIGIHEGPCIAVSMNERQDYFGQTVNIASRVQGLATSQSIFATNAVISDARAAEVLDQAKVTPVSKGAMLRGVASEMPLYAIP, encoded by the coding sequence ATGAGCGAAACAGCAGACCTGATCGCCATCCTGCGGCAATCCGCGGATGAAAAGGTGGCTGTTGCAATCGGACGGCTGATCGACGAGGGGCTGGACCGCCATCTCTGCCGGATCAACGCCCTTGCCTTCGCGGAAAGAAACGGCTTCGACCAGGAAAAGACTATCGCCGCGTTCCTTCACGCAGCATCGATCGGCCTGTTCGACATTTCCTGGAACGTCCTTTGTCCCGGCTGCGGTGGCGTCCTCGACACCAACACGACGCTCAAGACGATGCGACAGGAGGAATATGTCTGCTCGCTTTGCGCCGCCGGCTATGAACCGACCCTCGACGAAATGGTCGAGGTAACCTTCACGGTAAGCCCCCGTATCAGGCGGATCGCTGCCCACAACCCGGAGGAATTGCCGCCGCTGGAGTATTTCCGGCAGGTCTACTGGAGTTCCGGCGTCGATCTTCCAGAGGAAGGCTACACTTCCATGGTCGAGAATTTCATCGTGGAAACAGTGGAACTCCCACCCGGCGAAAAGGCCATCCTCTCGATCCAGCTTCCCGAAGAATTTGTCGTCGTCTTCGAACCGATGACGCATTCGGTGCAGTTTCTCGACGTCAAGGGAGAGCCGACGCGTGAACGCCAGGCGCTCTCCGTCATCATCGACCGTGAACATCTGCATAATCAGGCGCTGGAGATGCATCCGGGGCCCCTGCGGGTCACTTTCGAGAACCGAACCGACCACCGCGCCCTGCCTTCCGTCTTCATCGCAGGGGAGGAACTGCACCGGATCTTGAGAAAGCGCCGGCCGTTCCTGACGGCCAAACGCCTTTTGACCAATCAGACGTTTCGCGACCTTTATCGGACAGACATTATTGAGATCGACCAGCGCCTCAAGATAACCAGCCTTACCTTCCTGTTCACCGATCTGCGCGGTTCCACCGAGCTATATGAGCGTGTCGGCGACCTTGCCGCCTTCGACATCGTGCGCGCGCATTTCCGCGTTTTGACCGACATCGTCGCGGCGGAAGCCGGAGCCGTCGTGAAGACGATCGGGGACGCCGTGATGGCGACGTTCCCGGCACCGGACAGGGCGGTGGCCGCAGCGCTCAAGATGCGCAAGGCCATGCGCGATTTGAACGCGGAACGCGGCCGCGAGGACCTGCTTCTGAAGATCGGCATACACGAGGGACCGTGCATCGCCGTATCGATGAACGAACGGCAGGATTATTTCGGCCAAACCGTGAATATAGCCTCTCGTGTCCAGGGTCTCGCCACGTCGCAATCGATCTTCGCCACCAACGCGGTGATCTCGGATGCGCGCGCCGCCGAAGTGCTGGATCAGGCGAAGGTCACGCCCGTGTCGAAAGGCGCGATGCTGCGCGGCGTGGCAAGCGAGATGCCGCTTTACGCCATCCCATGA
- a CDS encoding cyclic nucleotide-binding domain-containing protein, whose amino-acid sequence MTSLDQEVTLLRSVPFFSSIETGKLKLLAYSSEKLGFEDGEAVFRQGSTDGDAYFILEGSADVLTERNGHEVRVAHLPQHALFGEISALCDIPRTATVRAKGDLVALRIPKESFLNLIAEYPGVALQIIRVLARRVADTTSDLVAALEARNGG is encoded by the coding sequence ATGACATCGCTCGACCAGGAAGTGACGCTTCTGCGGAGCGTTCCGTTCTTCTCCTCGATCGAAACCGGCAAGCTCAAGCTTCTTGCCTATTCGTCCGAGAAATTGGGCTTCGAGGATGGCGAGGCCGTGTTCCGTCAGGGTTCCACGGACGGAGATGCCTATTTCATCCTGGAAGGGTCGGCGGACGTGCTGACCGAAAGGAACGGGCATGAGGTCAGGGTGGCGCATCTGCCCCAGCATGCTCTTTTCGGCGAGATTTCCGCGCTATGCGACATTCCCCGCACCGCCACCGTGCGGGCGAAGGGCGATCTGGTCGCGCTTCGGATACCCAAGGAGAGTTTTCTGAACCTGATCGCGGAATATCCCGGGGTCGCCTTGCAGATCATCCGTGTCCTGGCGCGGCGCGTCGCCGATACGACGAGCGATCTGGTCGCGGCGCTGGAAGCACGCAACGGAGGCTGA